In one window of Ruminococcus albus AD2013 DNA:
- a CDS encoding bifunctional glycosyltransferase family 2/GtrA family protein, whose translation MDIDSIYIVIPAYEPDEKLIALIDELSSKNTYKLIVVDDGSSSDKKDIFDNIKDKACLLTHEVNRGKGAALRTAFTYIKNTCEGNYSVITADADGQHKPADIMRIADALKEHPDKLVMGCRRFKGDIPLRSRFGNNMTKAVFKFAAGVGVSDTQTGLRGFSDRLTDFMLGLSGDRYEYEMNMLLEAARDGIGFYEVPIETVYLDENKSSHFNPIKDSFRIYKDILKFSCSSLLSFCVDYVLYSVIFALSGSIKLSNVIARVFSSIFNFLLNKKVVFKNKEKIYKTALKYFALAAVILAVNTFLLDLIVKYVIKNEYIAKIIVEVLLFLFSWTAQRSFVFKKKGLTTDEQK comes from the coding sequence ATGGATATTGACAGCATATATATCGTGATACCTGCCTATGAACCCGATGAAAAGCTGATAGCGCTTATTGATGAACTATCATCAAAAAACACATATAAGCTGATAGTTGTCGACGACGGCAGCAGCTCCGATAAAAAGGATATATTTGACAATATAAAAGATAAAGCTTGCCTCCTGACACATGAAGTTAATCGCGGAAAAGGTGCTGCGCTGAGAACAGCTTTCACTTATATCAAAAACACCTGCGAAGGTAATTACTCTGTCATAACCGCCGATGCTGACGGTCAGCACAAGCCTGCGGATATCATGAGAATAGCAGATGCACTGAAAGAACATCCCGATAAACTTGTGATGGGATGCAGACGTTTCAAGGGTGATATCCCTCTGCGAAGCCGTTTCGGAAATAATATGACAAAAGCCGTATTCAAATTCGCCGCAGGTGTAGGTGTCAGTGATACTCAGACAGGTCTGCGTGGATTTTCAGACAGGCTGACAGATTTTATGCTTGGACTTTCGGGTGACAGATACGAGTATGAAATGAATATGCTTCTTGAAGCTGCAAGGGACGGTATCGGCTTTTATGAAGTCCCCATAGAGACTGTCTACCTTGATGAAAACAAGAGCTCACATTTCAATCCGATAAAAGATTCATTCAGAATTTATAAAGATATTCTCAAATTCTCATGCTCTTCCCTGCTTAGTTTCTGCGTTGATTATGTTCTATATTCGGTGATATTCGCATTAAGCGGGAGCATAAAGCTTTCAAACGTGATTGCAAGAGTGTTCAGCTCGATATTCAATTTTCTGCTGAACAAAAAGGTGGTTTTCAAAAACAAGGAAAAGATCTATAAAACGGCGCTGAAATATTTTGCACTTGCAGCTGTGATACTTGCTGTTAACACTTTCCTTCTGGATCTTATCGTAAAGTACGTTATCAAAAACGAATACATTGCAAAAATAATAGTTGAAGTTCTGCTGTTCTTATTCAGCTGGACAGCACAGCGCAGTTTTGTATTTAAAAAGAAAGGTCTGACTACTGATGAGCAAAAATAA
- a CDS encoding spermidine synthase, whose protein sequence is MKNKSKSNNKNTAGILKSKLYLYLTEFFAGMSVMAVELGASRLLAPYFSSSQIVWTIIIGTIMIAMALGNYFGGKSADKDPDPDKLYKRILFSAVWIAAIPFIGKMVILGISALLVVTVSTNFLIWAAFLACMVIFVFPLFLLGTVTPSLVKYTTDSLEDNGRTVGTLGAFNTVGSIIGTFAPTFVTIPTVGTAVTFLIFSGILLLLGLVYFFSCKRGYIRMAVCTVLFIVFCVTGTVLGFAFWERSLTYEGESVYNYLQVKEDDKQAALSTNVLFGIQSIYMKDGGLTGLYYDTAMAAPLMSDGDDISKKNMLILGMGTGTYAKQCRAYFPGIEVEGVEIDDKITDLAHKYFDLDEDIKVTTYDGRAFLNSLKGANRKAPGSAVKYNVIMVDAYQDITIPFQMSTVEFFTLVKNSLAPGGVMVVNMNMHSDKKGSINEYLCDTIASVFGNVYTVKVDNTTNRELFASDLTGMPDRLYSASQKLVDPELKELMEDIYMDMERYEGGENILTDDKAPVELLGMQVIDDLISEELTYYKKRFKEDGIAGLIN, encoded by the coding sequence ATGAAAAATAAATCGAAAAGCAATAATAAAAATACAGCAGGTATTCTGAAAAGCAAACTATATCTGTACCTTACAGAATTTTTTGCGGGTATGTCAGTCATGGCTGTAGAACTTGGTGCCAGCAGACTGCTGGCGCCTTATTTCAGTTCTTCACAGATAGTATGGACTATCATAATCGGTACTATCATGATAGCTATGGCACTGGGTAACTATTTTGGCGGAAAAAGCGCCGATAAAGACCCTGATCCCGACAAACTATATAAAAGGATACTTTTTTCAGCCGTATGGATAGCTGCCATACCATTTATAGGCAAGATGGTAATACTTGGAATTTCAGCTTTGCTTGTTGTTACGGTAAGCACCAATTTTCTGATATGGGCGGCTTTTCTGGCGTGTATGGTGATATTTGTATTCCCGCTGTTCCTGCTTGGAACAGTAACTCCGTCATTGGTAAAATATACCACTGACAGTCTTGAAGATAACGGCAGGACTGTCGGCACACTGGGCGCATTCAACACAGTGGGCAGTATCATCGGTACTTTTGCACCGACTTTTGTCACAATACCCACAGTCGGCACAGCTGTGACATTCCTGATTTTTTCAGGCATACTTCTTTTGCTTGGCCTGGTCTATTTCTTTTCCTGCAAACGCGGATATATCCGTATGGCGGTCTGCACAGTGCTTTTCATAGTTTTTTGCGTTACAGGAACAGTTCTCGGTTTTGCTTTCTGGGAAAGATCACTTACTTACGAGGGCGAATCCGTTTACAACTATCTTCAGGTGAAAGAAGATGACAAACAGGCAGCTTTATCCACTAACGTGCTTTTCGGCATACAGTCCATATACATGAAAGACGGCGGACTTACAGGACTTTACTACGATACGGCAATGGCGGCTCCCCTTATGAGCGATGGTGATGATATCAGCAAAAAAAATATGCTTATCCTTGGCATGGGCACAGGAACATATGCCAAACAGTGCAGAGCATATTTCCCTGGTATCGAAGTTGAGGGCGTAGAGATAGATGATAAAATAACAGATCTCGCACATAAATATTTCGACCTAGATGAAGATATTAAAGTGACGACCTACGACGGAAGAGCTTTTCTCAATTCACTGAAAGGTGCAAACAGAAAAGCCCCTGGTTCAGCTGTTAAATACAATGTTATCATGGTAGATGCTTATCAGGATATCACCATACCTTTCCAGATGTCTACGGTAGAGTTTTTTACATTGGTGAAAAACAGCCTTGCACCCGGGGGAGTAATGGTTGTAAATATGAATATGCATTCTGACAAAAAAGGCAGTATAAACGAGTACCTATGCGATACAATCGCTTCGGTTTTCGGAAATGTGTACACAGTAAAGGTGGATAATACCACTAACCGTGAGCTTTTTGCATCTGACCTTACAGGTATGCCTGACAGACTTTATTCTGCTTCTCAAAAGCTTGTTGACCCGGAACTTAAAGAACTAATGGAAGATATTTACATGGATATGGAAAGATATGAGGGCGGAGAAAATATCCTTACGGATGACAAAGCTCCCGTTGAACTTCTGGGTATGCAGGTCATAGATGATCTCATTTCAGAAGAACTTACTTACTATAAAAAGCGATTCAAGGAAGACGGGATCGCGGGCCTTATCAATTGA
- the panB gene encoding 3-methyl-2-oxobutanoate hydroxymethyltransferase: protein MKNTVSTLLKQKQSGEKITMLTAYDYTTARIMDECGVNSILVGDSLGMVMLGYENTLPVTMEDMIHHTRAVARGANNAFIVADMPFMSYQASVREAVLNAGRLIKEGGANAVKLEGGAEVCEQIRAIVNASIPVVAHLGLTPQSVNVFGGFKVQGKSADKAKKLIDDALMIQEAGACAVTLEGIPAKLAEIITKKLFIPTIGIGAGNGCDGQVLVYQDMLGLTVGHTPKFAKRFADIGELMRKGITDYITEVKNGTFPSEEHTYSIDEDVINEIVKEYE from the coding sequence ATGAAAAACACAGTTTCAACCCTACTTAAGCAGAAGCAATCGGGAGAAAAGATCACGATGCTTACTGCTTATGACTACACTACTGCACGTATAATGGATGAGTGCGGTGTAAACTCCATACTGGTCGGAGATTCACTCGGCATGGTGATGCTTGGTTATGAGAATACTCTACCTGTTACTATGGAGGATATGATACACCATACCCGAGCCGTGGCAAGAGGAGCAAATAATGCATTTATTGTTGCTGATATGCCATTTATGTCATATCAGGCAAGCGTCAGGGAGGCTGTCCTCAATGCGGGCAGACTTATCAAGGAAGGTGGCGCTAATGCTGTAAAGCTCGAAGGCGGTGCTGAGGTCTGCGAGCAGATAAGAGCTATCGTAAATGCTTCTATACCCGTTGTTGCTCATCTGGGACTAACACCGCAGTCTGTCAATGTTTTCGGTGGATTCAAGGTGCAGGGCAAAAGTGCAGATAAAGCAAAGAAGCTCATTGATGATGCACTGATGATACAAGAGGCGGGTGCTTGTGCGGTAACGCTTGAAGGTATCCCCGCAAAGCTGGCTGAGATAATAACCAAAAAGCTGTTTATCCCGACTATCGGTATCGGTGCGGGCAACGGCTGTGACGGTCAGGTTCTTGTATATCAGGATATGCTGGGACTGACTGTCGGTCATACTCCGAAATTTGCAAAACGCTTTGCTGATATAGGCGAGCTTATGCGCAAAGGCATAACGGACTATATCACCGAGGTAAAGAATGGTACATTCCCCTCAGAGGAACATACTTATTCGATAGATGAAGATGTGATAAATGAAATAGTAAAGGAGTATGAGTGA
- the panC gene encoding pantoate--beta-alanine ligase, with amino-acid sequence MKIVKTIDEVRRQVKEWKSQGLSVGLVPTMGYLHEGHASLIDASHRDNDRTVVSDFVNPMQFGPTEDLESYPRDIERDAALVEEHGGDIIFNPEPSEMYHEGFSSFVDMDVLTKELCGLSRPVHFRGVCTVVSKLFNIVQPDKAYFGKKDAQQLAVIKHMVDDLNMDIEIIGCPIVREEDGLAKSSRNTYLNDKERKAALVLSQAINIGMDMVRNGETECSKITDAMKEHINAEPLAKIDYVKIVDLATMQQIPVIDRPALCAIAVFIGSTRLIDNFFTEDI; translated from the coding sequence ATGAAGATAGTCAAGACAATAGATGAAGTACGCAGACAGGTAAAGGAATGGAAGTCACAGGGACTGAGTGTTGGACTTGTACCTACTATGGGATATCTCCATGAGGGTCATGCAAGCCTTATAGATGCTTCTCACCGCGATAATGACAGGACAGTAGTATCCGATTTTGTCAATCCTATGCAGTTCGGACCGACCGAAGATCTTGAAAGTTATCCCCGCGATATTGAACGCGATGCGGCGCTGGTTGAAGAACACGGCGGTGATATAATATTCAACCCCGAACCAAGTGAGATGTATCATGAAGGATTTTCTTCCTTTGTGGATATGGATGTGCTGACAAAGGAACTCTGTGGACTCAGCCGACCTGTACATTTCAGGGGAGTATGCACCGTAGTATCAAAGCTTTTCAATATAGTTCAGCCCGATAAAGCATATTTTGGGAAAAAGGATGCTCAGCAGCTGGCAGTTATAAAGCATATGGTCGATGACCTGAATATGGATATTGAGATAATCGGCTGCCCCATAGTGCGAGAGGAAGATGGTCTGGCAAAAAGTTCTCGCAACACCTATCTCAATGATAAGGAAAGAAAAGCTGCGCTGGTTCTTTCTCAGGCGATAAATATTGGCATGGATATGGTCAGAAACGGTGAGACCGAATGCAGTAAGATAACCGATGCGATGAAAGAGCATATCAACGCTGAACCACTTGCAAAGATCGACTATGTTAAGATAGTTGATCTTGCAACTATGCAGCAGATACCTGTCATTGACCGTCCCGCGCTTTGTGCCATAGCGGTATTTATCGGCAGCACCCGCCTTATAGATAACTTCTTTACCGAAGATATTTAA
- the panD gene encoding aspartate 1-decarboxylase produces MKLSILKSKIHRAVITQAELNYVGSVTIDEDLIDAAGLYEYEHVHIVNVNSGSRIETYVIAGERGSGMICLNGAAARAGQAGDPVIIMSYADMTPEELKNFAPKVVFVDDKNKAVRIASYEKHGELSGCLIP; encoded by the coding sequence ATGAAACTATCTATACTAAAAAGCAAGATACACCGCGCTGTTATCACTCAGGCTGAACTCAACTATGTTGGAAGTGTCACCATTGACGAGGATCTGATAGATGCGGCAGGTCTTTATGAATATGAACACGTACATATCGTTAATGTAAACAGCGGAAGCCGCATTGAAACATATGTCATTGCAGGTGAACGCGGCAGCGGTATGATATGTCTTAACGGTGCAGCTGCAAGGGCAGGTCAGGCAGGCGACCCTGTTATCATCATGTCATACGCCGATATGACCCCCGAGGAGTTAAAAAACTTTGCACCGAAAGTTGTATTCGTTGATGATAAAAATAAGGCAGTACGTATTGCAAGCTACGAAAAACACGGTGAGCTGAGCGGATGCCTCATCCCTTGA
- a CDS encoding HD domain-containing protein: MKLEYANRILKNEYYQDQLHKLYELEKDRIFCRHNMEHFLNVARIAMILCGQKKIELSTDIIYSAALLHDIGRVQEYTEGIDHDVASQVTAEEILDSIECPRKMREKIISLIAAHRKNELDLDTPEAIFYKADKLSRNCFECEARAQCKWKKEKMNLEIEV; this comes from the coding sequence ATGAAACTTGAATATGCCAACCGCATACTTAAAAATGAATATTATCAGGATCAGCTTCACAAGCTGTATGAGCTTGAAAAAGACAGGATCTTCTGTCGTCATAATATGGAGCATTTTCTCAATGTTGCACGGATAGCGATGATACTTTGCGGACAGAAAAAAATTGAGCTCTCCACTGATATCATCTATTCGGCCGCACTTCTTCACGATATCGGCAGAGTGCAGGAGTATACCGAGGGCATCGACCATGATGTTGCAAGTCAGGTGACAGCTGAGGAGATACTTGATAGTATAGAATGTCCGCGGAAAATGCGCGAGAAGATCATCAGTCTCATTGCAGCACACCGTAAAAACGAATTGGATCTCGACACACCTGAAGCTATATTCTATAAGGCTGATAAGTTGTCACGGAATTGCTTTGAATGTGAAGCAAGGGCGCAGTGCAAATGGAAGAAAGAAAAAATGAATTTAGAAATAGAGGTATAA
- the folP gene encoding dihydropteroate synthase, whose translation MKIGSREFDTANECYIMGILNVTPDSFSDGGKFNNIDSALSHAEAMISEGADIIDVGGESTRPGFVRISDEEEISRIVPVIEALKSRFDVPVSIDTYKYKVASAAAEAGADLINDIYGLKYDNGEMADLIAKTGLPCCLMHNRNDMDYDSFMDDLISDMRGSVDIAKKAGITDDSIILDPGVGFAKSLENNLEAIDRLDMLKNELGYPVLLGTSRKSVIGLTLDLPSDQRVEGTLATTVVGVMRGAAFVRVHDVRENFRAVKMTQAIMRGYKRG comes from the coding sequence ATGAAAATTGGCAGCAGAGAATTTGATACGGCAAACGAATGCTATATTATGGGCATTCTAAATGTGACACCTGATTCGTTCTCGGACGGAGGTAAATTCAATAACATAGACAGTGCCCTTTCTCATGCAGAGGCAATGATATCAGAGGGTGCTGATATTATTGACGTTGGCGGAGAATCCACAAGACCGGGATTTGTGCGTATCAGCGATGAGGAAGAGATAAGCAGGATCGTACCAGTGATCGAAGCATTAAAGTCGCGATTTGATGTTCCTGTCTCGATCGATACATATAAATATAAAGTCGCATCTGCTGCCGCTGAAGCCGGAGCAGATCTTATAAATGATATTTACGGGCTTAAATACGACAATGGCGAAATGGCGGATCTTATAGCAAAAACTGGTCTTCCGTGCTGTCTTATGCACAACAGGAATGATATGGACTATGACAGCTTTATGGATGATCTTATAAGCGATATGCGTGGATCTGTTGATATCGCTAAGAAAGCAGGAATCACCGATGATTCCATAATTCTTGACCCGGGTGTTGGATTTGCAAAGTCTTTGGAAAACAATCTTGAAGCTATAGATCGCCTGGATATGCTTAAAAATGAACTGGGATATCCCGTGTTGCTCGGAACATCCAGAAAATCAGTTATAGGGCTTACACTTGATCTTCCAAGCGATCAGCGTGTTGAGGGAACTTTAGCGACAACTGTTGTAGGAGTTATGCGCGGTGCCGCATTTGTTCGTGTTCATGACGTCAGGGAGAATTTCAGAGCAGTTAAAATGACACAGGCGATAATGAGAGGTTACAAGCGTGGATAA
- the folK gene encoding 2-amino-4-hydroxy-6-hydroxymethyldihydropteridine diphosphokinase translates to MDKICIEELRIFAHHGVFEHENLNGQNFYINAELYVDTENAGINDDLDRSVDYSKVCKLLEKVMTENTFKLIETAAQKAAEAILLEYPIVGAVDMEVRKPEAPIEMDFNSVSVKIHRGWHRVLLSLGSNMGDSRGYLEKAFEKLRESHYIRNLKCSDLIITKPYGYTEQDDFVNGAVICETMLSPHGLLEFTQSLENAADRRREIHWGPRTLDVDIVFYDDEVLSHPDLIIPHPDMHNREFVLVPANEITPYYRHPIFGKTVSQLLDELKKQ, encoded by the coding sequence GTGGATAAGATATGTATTGAGGAACTGAGAATATTTGCACATCACGGAGTTTTTGAGCATGAAAATCTAAATGGTCAGAATTTCTATATCAATGCTGAACTGTATGTGGATACTGAAAATGCGGGAATAAATGATGACCTTGACCGTTCCGTGGATTATAGTAAGGTGTGTAAACTGCTTGAAAAAGTGATGACGGAGAATACGTTCAAACTGATAGAAACTGCCGCGCAGAAAGCCGCTGAAGCTATTCTATTGGAATATCCCATTGTCGGAGCAGTGGATATGGAAGTACGCAAGCCCGAGGCTCCAATAGAAATGGATTTCAACTCAGTATCAGTTAAGATACACAGGGGCTGGCACAGAGTTTTGCTCTCTCTTGGTTCAAATATGGGTGACAGCAGGGGATACCTGGAAAAAGCATTTGAAAAACTGCGTGAAAGCCATTATATACGCAATTTGAAATGCTCGGATCTTATTATTACAAAACCATACGGTTATACAGAACAGGATGATTTTGTTAATGGTGCAGTTATATGTGAGACAATGCTCAGCCCTCATGGGCTACTTGAATTCACCCAATCATTAGAAAATGCTGCTGACCGCCGGCGAGAGATACACTGGGGTCCGCGTACGCTTGATGTTGATATAGTGTTCTATGATGATGAGGTGCTTTCACATCCTGATCTAATAATTCCGCATCCAGATATGCACAACCGTGAATTCGTACTTGTTCCTGCTAATGAGATAACTCCATACTACCGTCATCCTATCTTTGGCAAGACAGTATCTCAGCTTCTTGACGAGCTGAAAAAGCAATGA
- a CDS encoding dihydrofolate reductase, protein MICIIAAVAANGVIGSKGGIPWDIPEDRQYFRNITEGGAVIMGRRTYESIGRPLPNRYNIVVSASADYTGKLLMTVPNLDEAFKKAKRYIRHKREGDIFLCGGAEIYRQGLRYADKLYLTELYDEYEGDVYFPEFSRNEFKCVSCDERLELGLRFCVYERLNDNYTEVY, encoded by the coding sequence ATGATATGCATTATCGCGGCTGTAGCCGCTAACGGTGTCATCGGCTCAAAGGGTGGTATCCCTTGGGATATACCTGAGGACAGACAATATTTCAGGAATATCACTGAAGGCGGTGCGGTAATAATGGGCAGACGTACTTATGAGAGTATCGGAAGACCGCTGCCCAATAGATACAATATTGTGGTTTCAGCAAGTGCTGACTATACAGGCAAGTTGCTAATGACAGTCCCGAACCTTGATGAAGCTTTTAAAAAAGCAAAAAGGTACATCCGTCATAAAAGGGAAGGGGATATATTCCTGTGCGGAGGAGCAGAGATATATCGTCAAGGGCTTAGATATGCGGATAAATTGTATCTGACCGAGCTTTATGATGAATATGAAGGCGATGTATATTTTCCGGAGTTCAGCCGTAATGAATTCAAATGTGTGAGCTGTGATGAACGTCTAGAACTAGGACTTAGATTTTGTGTTTATGAACGTTTAAACGATAATTACACAGAGGTTTATTGA
- a CDS encoding ACP S-malonyltransferase: MFQKVFLFNGIGSSYEKLLAKLPPELNDKYSYYYEIACARLGLNKDIEKNLGYDSKIAQWLVPFICDRVIYEHFIGKGITPDIGMGYSSGIVSASACFNAIPHEAAWDIVKSHRSMLIALDEAHEELDTGIIVGFSYDDLSELLNKEFSPDDLVIGSGNSAFHAMISGKAGAVEKAVELCIKEGALKAFRLNTGTAFHHSIMKKYSLEYIAYCDDLKYNAPEYPMMSVFDFSVLTTAEQVARENQLNVYTQMRWDLALKELEQLGATEFFDISTNGSLSKLSRVGRKCKIYTFDDIFS; this comes from the coding sequence ATGTTTCAAAAAGTCTTTTTATTTAACGGTATTGGATCAAGCTATGAGAAACTTCTGGCTAAGCTTCCGCCTGAACTAAATGATAAATATTCATATTATTACGAAATTGCCTGCGCAAGACTGGGTTTGAACAAGGATATCGAAAAAAATCTGGGCTATGACTCAAAGATCGCTCAGTGGCTTGTTCCGTTTATTTGCGACAGAGTGATCTATGAGCACTTTATCGGCAAAGGAATTACTCCTGATATTGGAATGGGATACAGTTCCGGCATAGTAAGCGCAAGCGCCTGCTTCAATGCGATACCTCATGAAGCTGCATGGGATATTGTAAAATCTCACCGATCTATGCTGATTGCGCTGGATGAGGCTCATGAGGAACTTGATACAGGAATAATCGTAGGATTTTCCTATGATGACCTTTCAGAACTGCTGAACAAAGAGTTCTCACCGGATGATCTGGTTATAGGAAGCGGCAACTCTGCGTTCCACGCTATGATAAGCGGTAAAGCAGGAGCAGTTGAAAAGGCTGTGGAACTTTGCATAAAAGAGGGTGCGCTGAAAGCTTTCCGTCTGAATACGGGAACAGCTTTCCATCATTCCATAATGAAGAAATATTCGCTGGAATACATTGCTTACTGTGATGATCTGAAATACAATGCTCCTGAGTACCCGATGATGTCTGTTTTCGATTTCTCTGTTCTCACTACAGCAGAACAGGTTGCCCGTGAAAATCAGCTTAATGTATATACTCAGATGCGCTGGGATCTCGCTCTGAAAGAACTGGAACAGCTTGGAGCAACAGAGTTTTTCGACATAAGCACCAACGGTTCACTCAGTAAACTATCAAGGGTGGGAAGAAAGTGTAAAATCTACACTTTTGATGACATATTTTCTTAG
- a CDS encoding acyl carrier protein has protein sequence MREITNEIKAEIKDMIFDYYAEECEVDKASINDNTNLQDDLESDSLMLVELIEMTADKFDLDIKLQSIGKYMLKTPMNTMSDVIDMFCKVYQFGNDIVEQ, from the coding sequence ATGAGAGAAATTACAAACGAGATCAAAGCTGAGATCAAGGACATGATATTTGATTATTATGCTGAGGAATGCGAAGTTGACAAGGCTTCGATCAATGATAATACCAATCTTCAGGACGATTTGGAGAGCGATTCGCTGATGCTTGTCGAACTTATCGAAATGACAGCGGATAAGTTCGACCTGGACATCAAGTTACAGAGCATTGGAAAATATATGCTGAAAACACCTATGAATACCATGAGCGACGTTATCGATATGTTCTGCAAGGTATACCAGTTCGGTAACGATATCGTTGAGCAGTAA
- a CDS encoding enoyl-CoA hydratase/isomerase family protein codes for MNSVLSEIHSEGSIAVLTIENGAKNLISEPEFIEREILLEWLEENPQTKALVITGKGRHFSHGADVSLFDADKVRNISEKLKKGRELLNTIERLPIVTVAAVNGGCFGGGLEIAMSCRFRIASAKARLGLTEVMHGVVPGMGGIERLSRIIGTEKALQMILQGEMLSADKALSIGLVTKVTEEKDALPEAMRFAEDIVSSVSVTQINAVINTMNRSFDGEPDPSFGAFEAALEEAFRK; via the coding sequence GTGAATTCAGTTTTATCAGAGATTCATTCCGAAGGCAGCATTGCAGTACTTACCATTGAAAATGGCGCGAAGAACCTTATATCCGAGCCTGAATTCATCGAGCGTGAGATACTTCTTGAATGGCTGGAGGAAAATCCGCAGACTAAGGCGCTTGTCATCACAGGAAAGGGCAGACATTTTTCCCACGGTGCTGATGTTTCGCTTTTTGATGCGGATAAAGTTAGAAATATTTCCGAAAAACTTAAAAAGGGCAGGGAACTGCTGAACACCATCGAGCGCCTGCCGATAGTAACTGTGGCTGCTGTTAATGGTGGCTGCTTCGGCGGCGGACTTGAAATTGCCATGAGTTGCAGGTTCCGTATCGCATCAGCTAAAGCACGACTTGGACTTACCGAGGTCATGCATGGAGTAGTTCCCGGTATGGGAGGAATTGAGCGGCTTTCACGGATAATAGGGACGGAAAAGGCTTTGCAAATGATACTCCAAGGGGAAATGCTCTCTGCCGATAAGGCACTCTCTATCGGACTTGTCACAAAAGTTACCGAGGAAAAGGATGCACTTCCCGAGGCGATGAGATTTGCTGAGGACATAGTCTCGTCTGTGAGTGTCACCCAGATAAATGCGGTAATAAATACAATGAATCGATCTTTTGACGGTGAACCTGACCCTTCATTCGGAGCATTTGAAGCGGCGCTGGAGGAGGCATTCAGAAAATGA
- a CDS encoding acyl-CoA thioesterase, translated as MRKCVYDLIVRGYELDSFGHVNNAVYLQYAEAALWNFFRINKLMEYTLDRGIFPVVMESSQRYIHELKLLDEVRIESEFTAKGGMMICKHKIINNATGVLSCKIKSIIVFVNNERVIHNIPDEVNEILGCETDEYLNK; from the coding sequence ATGAGAAAATGTGTGTACGACCTGATAGTCAGGGGCTATGAGCTTGACTCTTTCGGTCATGTTAACAATGCTGTATACTTGCAGTACGCAGAAGCCGCACTCTGGAACTTTTTCAGAATAAACAAACTCATGGAATATACTCTTGACAGGGGAATATTCCCTGTGGTTATGGAGAGTTCACAGAGGTATATCCACGAACTGAAACTGCTGGACGAGGTTCGTATCGAGTCCGAGTTCACAGCTAAGGGCGGAATGATGATCTGCAAACACAAAATAATTAACAACGCTACGGGCGTTTTATCATGTAAAATAAAAAGCATAATAGTTTTCGTAAATAATGAGCGAGTGATCCACAATATCCCAGATGAGGTCAACGAGATATTAGGGTGTGAGACAGATGAATATCTTAATAAATGA
- a CDS encoding enoyl-CoA hydratase/isomerase family protein, protein MSDILLNNENGILTVVMDAPKNNLMTTQFHEDYESVMEKVQVIADRESVRGMIIRGSGRNFCVGADVDALKKRTANELYDDSTGKLPESHIAQKRHFTFLRDLPFPVVSVVTGFCIGSGSEIALNCHYRIVEKGARIGQPESTFGILPGLGGIARTIELCGMKNAYELVMTGRLFPSEEACELGWGDILTEKKRGLAEAYSLIDFISDKCGDFSPANYRRYIELYKNRGD, encoded by the coding sequence ATGAGTGATATCCTGCTTAATAATGAAAACGGAATACTCACCGTTGTGATGGATGCACCGAAAAATAACCTTATGACTACTCAGTTTCACGAGGATTATGAGTCTGTCATGGAAAAAGTACAAGTTATAGCAGATCGTGAAAGTGTCAGAGGAATGATAATACGCGGCAGCGGAAGAAATTTCTGTGTCGGTGCAGATGTTGACGCGCTTAAGAAGCGTACTGCTAATGAGTTATACGACGATTCTACTGGGAAACTCCCAGAAAGCCACATCGCTCAGAAGCGTCACTTCACATTTCTGCGTGACCTGCCGTTTCCCGTGGTAAGCGTAGTTACGGGCTTTTGTATCGGCTCAGGCAGCGAGATCGCACTGAACTGTCACTACAGGATAGTTGAGAAAGGTGCAAGGATAGGTCAGCCTGAGTCAACTTTCGGCATACTTCCCGGACTTGGAGGAATTGCCAGGACTATCGAGCTTTGCGGTATGAAGAATGCCTATGAGCTTGTTATGACAGGCAGACTATTTCCCTCTGAGGAGGCTTGTGAACTAGGCTGGGGAGATATTCTCACAGAAAAAAAGCGTGGTCTTGCCGAGGCGTATTCGCTGATAGATTTTATCTCGGATAAATGCGGTGATTTTTCACCTGCGAATTACCGTAGATATATAGAACTATATAAGAACAGGGGAGACTGA